CCCTAGCGGCACGGGCAAGAGTTCGCTGGTTCGGCAAATCGGCGCGCTCACACAGCGGCCGGTCCGGCGTGTCTCGCTCAACGGCGAGACCAGCGTAGGCGACTTCGTCGGACACTGGACCGTCAACGAACGGAAGGAGACCGTCTTCGTCAAAGGCATCCTGCCCCAGGCATTGGAACAGGGTCAGATCCTCCAGCTGGACGAAGTCGACGCCATGCAACCTGAGGTCGGCTTCGTTCTTCAGCAGGTGCTCGAGCCCGGCGGACATCTTCTGCTCACGGACATCGGTGAGGACATCGCACCGCATCCGGAATTTCGGCTGATCGCTACGGCCAACACACTGGGCTTTGGATCCGATACCGGACTCTATTCCAGTGGAACGCACGTGCTCAACTTCAGCTGGCTCGATCGCTGGGACGTGGTAGTGCGCATGGACCACCTACCCCCCAAGCAAGAAATCGAACTGCTGCGCGCCCGCCACCCCGGACTGAACAAGGACCTGATCAAGTGCATGGTCAAATCGGCCGGGGATCTGAGGAAGGCGCACGCCGAAGAACAGCTAACCACGGTGCTGAGCACGCGACGCTTGCTGGCGCTCTGTGCTCGGCTGGATCGCGGAAACGAGTTCGATCGGGCGCTTAAAGTTTGCGTGCTCAACAAGGTCCCGCCGGAGGACGTCAAAGTCATCCGCGAGACCTTTGATCATCACGTCGGTCCCCTGGCGCAGAAGGTCACGGGTTCCTAAGCGCCAAGCGAAGAGATTGAACCAGGAAGGGTTGCGCCCGCAATGGCGATGCGGCGGGCGCAACCCTTTTCTTACGCGCATCGCAAGGAGTCAGAGAACATGAATCTCAATCCCTTCGAAAGCCAGCTTGAGCGGCTGGCTCGTACGTTGACCGATCAGTTCGGCGTTCGCGTGATCTGCCGCGGAGAGGAGGCCTGGACGGACGGAAGGCAGATCGTCCTGCCGTCGCTTCCGGAACCGATGGACGAGGCCCTCGAACGTATGGTGGTCGGTTTCCTGGACCATGAAATGGCCCATGTGGCGTTCTCGGATTTCGGGGTCGTGAAACGATTCTCGCAGCGACATCCCGGATGCGAGGCCATGCTTAACGTGGTCGAAGATGCGTTGATCGAACGCCGTGCGATGGAACGCTGGCCCGGCGTGCGTGCGAACCTGGATGCGATGTTTCGACAGATCCGAGATCGAATCGTGCAACTTGTTGGACAGCGCGACGCGTTCGGCAAGTTCTGTACGGCGGTCTATTTGAAGCTGTCGCACCATCAAGACATGCTTGGCCTCGAAGAGCTTGTCGCGGGCTACGAGGACTTGTTCGCATGGTTTCCAGCAATCCACGATACCGACGGCGCTGCTGACCTAGCGGGGCAAGTCCTCGATCGTTGGGTGAAGCAACAGCCGCCGACCAAAGCGGGCGCGCCAAGTGGATCCGATAGCGACAATCCTGAAACGTCTGGAACAGAGGAGGGCGCGACTGCCCGGAGTGATCCGGCTACGTCAAGCGATAGCGGATCCGAGTCGCCCCTGCCTGCGTCTTCAGCCGAAGTCAACAGTAAGGAAGACGTCGGCGGCGGGACGGGAGAACCGCCTTCGGATGATACCGATCCGGACCGCGATGACTCGACGGCGGACGGATCCTCCGATATGGACGTCCGCAGCACAACCACGCCCGAATCTGGTTCGGCACAAGGTAAAGCCGCCGAATCGGCAGACGGCGATGGAGGGCCACGCGAGATCAACCACGGCGGTTGGATCGGCGAGATCGTAGCTGAGGCAATTGCGGAGCATGTCGCTCAACTCAACACAAACTCCGAGTATCGCGTCTACACCAGGGAGCTGGATCGCGTACAGCCGATTGCTTTTGCCGGCGAGCGCGAGGTGGCCGAGTTGCGGAACCGTCATACAGATGTGATCCGTCGGCTTCGCCGAGGTCTAGCAAACGCGCTGCGGTCGCAGGAGAAACGTTGGTGGCGCGATGAGCAAGTACGTGGGCGGTTGTCGCCCAAGACACTGCACCGGCTCTGCATGGACAGGCCTCGCGTTGATGTGTTTCGAACGCGCGCTATGGTGCAGGGCCGGTCGACCGCAGTTTCGATACTGCTCGATGCTTCGGGCAGCATGACGCGAAACAAGATGGAAGTCGCCCGTGATGCGCTGCGAGTCCTGCTGGAGGCACTTGCGGACTTGAAGGTGGCCACGGAGGCGATCACATTCACGACGGGCCGGGACTTC
This window of the Phycisphaerae bacterium genome carries:
- a CDS encoding AAA family ATPase — its product is MADHLKCPLCGRSEKLTLIPHLRNEHNVEPEAIQAQFPEQALATAEFGTFLRDRKVNRHAGILRYQIDVAGSAMTASFGIEHPLVPREDPTFVWTEPCRDVAEAMEHNERVFIYGPSGTGKSSLVRQIGALTQRPVRRVSLNGETSVGDFVGHWTVNERKETVFVKGILPQALEQGQILQLDEVDAMQPEVGFVLQQVLEPGGHLLLTDIGEDIAPHPEFRLIATANTLGFGSDTGLYSSGTHVLNFSWLDRWDVVVRMDHLPPKQEIELLRARHPGLNKDLIKCMVKSAGDLRKAHAEEQLTTVLSTRRLLALCARLDRGNEFDRALKVCVLNKVPPEDVKVIRETFDHHVGPLAQKVTGS
- a CDS encoding VWA domain-containing protein gives rise to the protein MNLNPFESQLERLARTLTDQFGVRVICRGEEAWTDGRQIVLPSLPEPMDEALERMVVGFLDHEMAHVAFSDFGVVKRFSQRHPGCEAMLNVVEDALIERRAMERWPGVRANLDAMFRQIRDRIVQLVGQRDAFGKFCTAVYLKLSHHQDMLGLEELVAGYEDLFAWFPAIHDTDGAADLAGQVLDRWVKQQPPTKAGAPSGSDSDNPETSGTEEGATARSDPATSSDSGSESPLPASSAEVNSKEDVGGGTGEPPSDDTDPDRDDSTADGSSDMDVRSTTTPESGSAQGKAAESADGDGGPREINHGGWIGEIVAEAIAEHVAQLNTNSEYRVYTRELDRVQPIAFAGEREVAELRNRHTDVIRRLRRGLANALRSQEKRWWRDEQVRGRLSPKTLHRLCMDRPRVDVFRTRAMVQGRSTAVSILLDASGSMTRNKMEVARDALRVLLEALADLKVATEAITFTTGRDFDLFRVAQETDQDPTEMRMRYSRFANLEIGVVKQFNEPVKTGLRRLPTISGTGLTPLGEGMQIAARRLIQRPESRRILVVLTDGRAGCEACDDAAVRHAQFVAEQAIKTGIELVGVGINDESLRAIVADTIVVHRIEELPAELCKLLSRTLMKGFRHVG